TGAGGGTCAGGGCGTTCAGGACGGTGTCGCGCGTGCGGTTCAGGGTGTAGGACACGCCGATCTCGTTCACGTCGGGCGTGCGGACGTTGTGGATCAGGTACGCGCTGAAGGTGTTCGTACGGACGTCGCCGGTCACGGTGGCGCGCAGCGTGAGCGGCCCCGGGCCGGTCAGGCGGGCGTAACTGCCCGAGGCGCTCAGGGCGAGATTCGGGGCGGGCCACGTCGGGCCGGCCGGGCGGGCAGGCGTGCCGGGTGTCGCGGGCGTGATCTGCCCGGCGTCCGGGTCGCTGAGGGTCGCCGTGAACGACGCGCTTTCCAGCGCCTGCGTGTACAGGTTCACGCTGCTGCTGGCGTCCAGGGTCAGGGGGCGGCGGTTGACGCGCAACGTGAAGTTCAGCGGTCCCTGCTGGTCGGGGCTCAGGAACAGGTCGCGGCTGTACGACGCGCCGAAGGTCACGTCGCGGGCCGGCACGGCCGACAGGGTCACGCCCAGCGGGGCGCTCAGCAGGCGGCCGCCCAGCGCGTCGAAGGCGAAGGGGCTGGTGCCCTCGGTGCGGTTGTACGCGCCGCTGACGCTCAGGGTGTTCGTAGTATTGAACCGCTGCGTGAGGGTCGCGCCCAGCGTCAGCTGCACCGTGCGGGCGCCCGTGCCGTAGTACCGGCCGGTGAAGGTGTTCTTCAGGCTCAGGTCCGCGTTCTGCCAGGGGCTGGCGGTGTACGACAGGTTGTGCTGCTCCTCGAGGCGTTCGGTGGTGATGTTCGTGCCCTGCGCCGACGCGCTGCGCGACAGCGGGTTGCTGGCCGCCGTGTACCGACCGGCGGTCACGCGCACGTCCGCGCTGAGGTTCCCGCTCGTGTACACCTTGGGGTCCACCGTGACCTCCGGGAGTTTCAGCGGAGTGGTCAGGGCGGTGGTGGGTTCGGGGCCGAAACGGTTCACGTAGTTGAAGTCCGCCGTGAACAGCGGGTAGTCGGCCTTCGCGCCGAACGCGACGTTCGTCACGCCGCGCTGCGGGTCGCTGTCAGTGCGCCCCACGTCGCTGCGCTTGACGCTCAGGGTGTAGTCCAGGTCGCGCAGGGCCGTCACCAGCGGCAGGCGGCCCCGCACGCTGAAATCCAGGTCCAGGTCGTACCCGCCGCTGCCCACCGGGCGGGGGTTCGCCAGGGCGTACAGGTTCAGTCGGTCCACGAGCGGCAGCGGCGCGAACGACCGCAGGCTCACGCCCAGGCCCACGCTGGGGTCGCGGTTCTGGTAGTAGCGCAGCAGCGTGGTGCCCAGCGTGCTGCTGCCCACGCTGAACGGCAGGTCGGCCTCCACGGTGTAGCCGTCCACGGCGTCCCGCCCGACTTCCAGGCGCGGCTGCCGCTCGCGGTCGTTCAGGGGCAGCACCAGCACCGGCAGGAACAGCACCGGCACGTCGGCCAGCAGCAGCTGCGCGCGGTACGCGACCAGCCGGTCGCCGGGGTACACGATCAGCCGCTCGGCGCGGAACGCGAAATCGTTCGGGGTGCGGCCGCAGCGGGCGCAGGTCGTGAAGTACCCGCCCGCAGCGCGCAGCTGCCCCGGAATGCGCTCGACCTCGTCGCCCCGGATTTCCAGCTGACTGTCACTGATCAGCACGTCCTCGCCCGTCACCTGCTCCTGACCGAGTTCCACGACCAGGTTCTCGCCGCGCAGGTCCTGTCCGTCACCGGCGCTGCGGTAACTGGCCGCGCCGACCAGCGTCAGGACGCGGCGCGTGCGGTTGAACTCCACGCGCCGGGCCCGCACCACGTCGTCGTCCACGCGCAGCTCCACGGCCTCGCCCGTGATGATCACGAGCTCCTGACCGTCCACCTGCCGCAGTTCCAGCGTGTCGGCCGACACGATCCTCACCGTGCGGGCCTCGGCGGCGCCCAGCAGGCCGCCCAGCAGGCCCAGACCCAGCAGCGCCGCGCGCACGCGCCGGCCCCGGCGCCGACTGATCCCGGCGCGGCTCATTCGGCGCGCGTTCCGGCGCGGGCCAGCGGGACTGTGAGCGGATCGGGGACGGGCAGCGCCGGGCCGGATGCCAGGACCGGCGAGGCCAGCGCGGGTGACAGCGCCGGTACCAGCGATGCCGGAAGCTGCGCGGCCGGGGCGCTCAGGGTTCCCAGCACCGTCCCGGGGTAGTAGAAGCCCAGCACGTGCAGGTGATCGTACCCGGCGCGCGCCAGTCCCAGCGCCCCGTACTGCGACAGCCCCACGCCGTGCCCGGCGCCGCTGCCCTCGATCACCAGCGGGTTCAGGCCCGCCAGCGTCACGCGCGTCCCCGACGCACCCAGCGACCGGATGAACCCCCCGGCCCTCGCGCCGCCCAGCCGCGAGGCGCCGGACGCCCCGACCAGCAGGATCTCGGCCGGGCGGCCCGAGGCGCTCAGGCGCGTGACCGTCACACTGCTCAGCGTCCCGACCTTCACGCCGTACTGCGCCGCCACCGCCTGCACCTGCGGCAGCGGCACCTCCAGCCGCCAGCGGGCGCGCGGTCCCCCGGCCGAGAACGGGTCCGGGCGGGCCGTCAGGTACGGCACCTCGGTGCCCCACACCTCGGCGCTGGACGCCGTGAATCCGCCCGAATCACTGCTGAAGTACGTGCTGGCCGCCTTCGACCCGAACGCCACCACCTGCGCGCGTGTGGCCGCGATGGCCGCGTCGGTGGCGGGCTTCTCGGCCTGGGTGCCCGCGTACACCTGACAGCTCTGCGTGGCGCAGGTGTCGTACGGCGCGGCCGGATTGACCCGCGCCGCCACGTACGTCCGCGCGATCACCGCCTGCGCCTGCAGGGCCGCCGCCGGCCACGACGCCGGCATCTCGGCCGGGACCACGCCGCGCAGGTAGTCCTCGATATCCACGACGTTCACGCCCTGCACCACGCCCTTCTCGGCGCGCAGGTGCACGCCGCCCCGGTACGTGCGGCCCGCGATCTCCACCGTGCGGCCCGCGCCGGGCGGCAGGTACAGCGTGCCACTCCCGGTCGCCTGACCGTTCAGGGTCAGCTGCGCCGCCGCGCCCGTCCCCGTCACGCCCACCGTCCACGCCTGGGGCGGCAGGGTCACTGACGGCAACGCGCCCGCCGATACCGCTCCCGGCAGGCCCGTCACGGCTGCCGGCGAGGGCGGCACCCGGACCGTCAACTGCGGCGCGGACGCCACCAGCACCCGGACCTCCAGGGCAGACGCGCCGCCCGCTCCCAGCAGCAACGCAGCAAGCAGGGAAACGCCGGAACGCAGACATGAACGCATGATCAAGAACGAGTATACCCGCGCCCCCACGCGCGCAACTGACAGCCGCGTGAGAAGCGCGGCATCATGCCAGCCATGCCCCGCACCCCCACCCCCGGCCACGTCTGGGCGCACGTCGGCCAGCCGTTCACGCCCCCCACCCCGCACCCGGACGGCACGCACTACGACTTCATCGTGATCGGCGCGGGCCGCATGGGGAGCCTCCTGACGCTGGCCCTCACCCGCGCCGCCCCGCACGCGCGCCTGCTGCTGATCGAACAGGGCGGCCTGCCCAACGAGGAAGGCCACACCATCCTCGCGCCCGGCGTCTGGACCACCGCGCACCTGCCCCCCGACCAGCACGCCGCCGCGCACGCCAGCCGCGCCCTGATCGAGGAACTCGCCCAGCCCACCCCCCGCCCCCACGTCACGCTGCACACCCACGCGGCCCCCGGCAGCGTGGCCAGCGCAGACGCCCTGGATGGCCACCCGGACAGCCTCGCCCTGATCGACCCCGGCGTCCTCACGCACGCCACCACCGACCCGCACGCCCTGGCCTACCGCCCCGGCACGCTCGCCCTGAACGCCACGCAGACCGCCGTCCGCGCCGGCGCGCACCTGATGCTCAACACCCGCGCCGCCCCCCACCCCGCCGGCGTGGTCACCGCCGAACGCCTGACCGTCACCAACACCCACCAGATCGTCACGCACGAAACCCACACCCTGCGCGCCCGGCACGTCATCCTCGCCACCGGCGCCGACGCCCCCACCCAGGCCGAACAGCACCTCGGCATCCACACCCGCCACGCCCGCGCCTACCAGCAGACCCCGCACCTGAACGCCCCCAGCACCCCCACCAGCCCCACCCTGCACCACGCCGGACTGACCCTCACCCCCCAGCACGGCGCGTACACCCTGCACCCCGCCATCCACCACCGCGACCCCCACGGCTACAACCCAACCGGCGGTCACCTGACCGGCGTGCCCACCGGCCTGCGCCGCGAAACCCTCGAAGACCTCGTCGCCCTCATGGACGCCCTGCCCGTCCTCGCCACCCCGGCCCTCCACCTGGGCCGCAGCCTCAGCGACATCCCCGGCAGCTGGGTCGCCCTCCCCCACGGCCACCCCCACGCCCCACCCACCCACGAACCCCTCGACGACCACACCACCCTGCTGCTCGGCGGCCCCCACGCCGACACCCTCGGCCCACACACCGCCCAGGCACTCGCGCAGCAACTCGCACAGCAACTCGCAGGGGCGTAGGGAGTGGGAAGGGCGGCTGCTACGCAGCGGAACACAGCTGCTTCGCAGGACACCCCTCTGCTTCGCAGGACCCCTCAGTCAGCTTCGCTGACAGCTCCCCTCAAGGGGAGCCTTGAAAGGCGACCGTCGTAGAAACCGAGCCCGTCGTGCGCGCAGCGCGCGGGGCGCACGGCGCGGGAGCGAAGGATGGCGTGTGAGGCGTGGCCGAACCCGCCGATCACACACCCGAAAAGCCCGCGAAATACCTGCTCAGTGCCAACGCTGGCTCCCCCTGCCCCGCTGGGGCAGGGGGCTGGGGGGTGGGGCAGCACACGGAAAGCCCGCCGCAAGACGCACACCTCCCACCCAGACCCGGCCTCTGTTGTCTACCCCTTCCCCACCTGCCTGCCGCCCCTGGCGCCTAAGCTGTCGCCCATGAGAGCGGCGCGAATTACGGGCTGGTCAGGGGTGAACGCCTGACGGCCTGCGCGCTGCCAATCGTCCCCCACCCGCTGCTGGTGGGGGTTTTTCTTTCGGTGGGATCAAGGGGTGATGCGTGGTGATGCAGGTCAGGGAGTTCAAACCGGGTGAGATGGACGCGATGGATGTGCTGCGGCTGGCGCTGACGAGCAAGGTGTATGGCGCGGCGATCGAGACGCCGGTGAGTGAGACGCCGTCGTTGAGTGCGCGGTTGGGGAACCGGGTGCTGCTGAAGCGGGAGGATCTGCAGCCGATCTTTTCGTTCAAGTTGCGGGGCGCTTACAACAAGATGGCTCAGTTGACGCCGGAGGAGCGTGCGCGTGGGGTGATCTGTGCGTCGGCGGGGAATCACGCGCAGGGGGTGGCGTTCGCGGCGCAGCGGTTGGGGGTGCGGTCGGTGATCGTGATGCCGGCGACCACGCCGGAGATCAAGGTGGGGGCGTGCCGGGCGCGGGGGGCGGAGGTGGTGCTGTTCGGGGACAGTTTCAGTGATGCCGAGACGCACGCGTTCGCGTTGCAGCGGGAATGGGGGATGACGTTCGTGCATCCGTACGATGATCCGCTGGTGCTGGCGGGGCAGGGGACGGTGGCGCTGGAGTTGCTGCGTCAGGTGGAGGTGGACGGGCCGGTGACGGTGTTCGTGCCGGTGGGGGGCGGCGGCCTGATTGCGGGGGTGGCGGGGGTGCTCAAGGCGCTGCGGCCGGATATCCGGGTGGTGGGCGTGGAGCCGGAGGACAGTGACGCGATGTTCCAGTCGGTGCAGGCCGGGGAGCGGGTGCGGCTGGACACGGTGGGGATTTTTGTGGATGGCGTGGCGGTCAAGCAGGTGGGGGCGTTCACGTTCGATCTGACGCGCCGGTACGTGGATGACTGGGTGCGGGTGAACACGGATGAGGTGTGCGCGGCGATCAAGGACGTGTTCGACGATACGCGGGCCGTGATGGAGCCGGCGGGGGCGCTGGCGGTGGCGGGCCTGAAGAAGTACGTGGCCGAGCGGGGCGTGAGTGGTGAGACGCTGGTGGGTCTGACGTGCGGCGCGAACGTGAATTTCGACCGGCTGCGGCACGTCGCGGAGCGGGCCGAGGTCGGCGAGCAGCGCGAGGCGATTCTGGCGGTGACGATTCCGGAGCGGCCAGGCGCGTTCCGGGAGTTCATCGAGGTGGTGGGGGCGCGGGCGATCACGGAGTTCAATTACCGCTTTGCGCCGAGGGCGCAGGCGCAGATTTTCGTGGGGGTGCAGCTGGCCCGCGCGGGGCAACGGGCGGAACTGGTCGCAGAGTTGCTGGGGTTGGGGTACGCGGTGGCGGACCTGACGGAGGATGAGCTGGCCAAGGTGCATGTGCGGCACATGGTGGGGGGCCGGGCGCCGGAGGCGACGGATGAGCGGGTGTACTCGTTCACGTTCCCGGAGCGGCCGGGGGCGCTGCTGGAGTTCCTGACGCATCTGCATGGGCGCTGGAATATCAGCCTGTTCCATTACCGGAATCACGGGTCGGCGCATGGGCGGGTGCTGGCGGGGTTTCAGGTGCCGCCCGGCGACGGGGCGGCGTTCGCGGCGTTCCTGGCGGGGGTGGGGTACCCGGCGGTGGACATGACGGCGAATCCGGCGTACCGGTTGTTCCTGACCTGATGCGGGTGGCCCGGAGCGACCTGGGTGGCCGGGCCGGCTGGATGGGTGGGGCGTGAAGGTGGGGGCGGGGGCGTACTCACCTCTCTTCACGGCGGGTGTGTCCTGATGAGGCATGACTGATTCGAATTCCGGTGTGAAGGCAGGCAGTCTGACGGTGGGGCTTCTGGGGGCGTGGCGGGGTGAGGCGACCGATCCGGCCCGTTCCTTTCAGGGGCAGGTCGTCGTCTCTGATCTGGAAGCGCTTCCGGTGGGCACGGAGGTCGCGGTGCAGTTCCGGGATTCCGGGCGGCGCGTGACGGGCGCGCACGATCACGGCGCGTACGTGCTGAGTGCGCGGGGGCGCGAGTGGCCGGTGTCGCGGTTCACGGCCCATGCCAGCGCGGCCGGGCAGGTGCGGGACGACCGCGAGCCTTCCGGGGAGTGGGTGGCGGAACTCGTGAACCGCTGAAGGGCGCTGGCCTTGCGCGGAGCGCGGCGGGGTTCTACGCTCGGGCATGACCCCTGAGCTGCCACGCACGCCCGCCGCCCCGCGTCCCGAGGACCTGCCGCCCGCCGTGATCGTGGACGCCGCGCCGGACGATCCGCGTGTGGCCGGGCTGATGAACGCGCAGCAGCGTGAATTGCGGGCGCTGTACCAGGATACCGACGAGCGCACGGAGCCCTTCGATCCGATGGTCCTGACCGGGCCGGGGTGCGTGCTGCTGGCCGCCCGGCGGGGCGATGACCGCGCGCCGCTGCTGGCGTGTGGGGCGCTGAAACGCTGGGACGCGCAGTCGGCCGAGGTCAAACGCATGTACACGCTGCCGCAGGTGCGCGGGCAGGGGCTGGCGCGGGCGCTGCTGGAAGAACTGATCGTGCGGGGCCGCCGTGAGGGGTACGCGCGGCTGGTGCTGGAGACCGGGGATCAGCAGGAGGCGGCGCTGGCGCTGTACACGCGGGCGGGCTTCCGGCGCATTCCGAACTTCGGGTACTACGAGGGCGTGGAGAACAGCCTGTGTTTCGAGTTGCCGCTGGGTTCATGAACGCCGGCTTCACCGGGACTCAAGTGGACCTGAAGTGAACTCCCACGCCGCGCCGGGAGGAGTGTGGGACGGTGGGGCATGAACGATCAGCTGATCCGGGAGTGCATCGAGGCCTGTCTGGCGTGCGTGACGGCGTGCGAGGAGTGCGCCTCGGCGTGCCTGTCCGAGCCGGATATCGACATGATGCGCGGCTGCATCCGGCTGGACCGGGACTGCGCGGACGTGTGCGCCGTGACGGCGCGGCTGCTGATGCGTGGTAGCGACCTGCACGCGCAGGCGTGTGCGCTGTGTGCCGGGGCCTGCGCGGCGTGTGCGGCCGAGTGCGGTGGGCACAGTCACGATCACTGCCAGCGCTGCGCCGAGGCCTGCCGCCGCTGCGAGGAAGCCTGCCGGAAACTGGCGGCCTGAACGCCGTATCCGTGGGGGGAAAGCCGGTGGTCCGGGGGGTCCTGGGGCGGTCACAGCCGGAGGGTAGACTGGACGGATGACCCTCCTCTGCCCTGTGCGTACGTCTGGTGATTCACTGGACGTACGTTTCGCTTTGGCCTATACTGCACCGAGGTTGTTATGCTTCTAGCAGAAATTATCAGCGTGGGCACGGAACTGCTGTTCGGCGAGATCGTCGACAGTAACGCCGCGTTCCTCGCCCGTGAACTCGGGACGCGCGGCGTCACCCTGCACCGCAAGACCGTGCTGGGAGACAACCTGACCCGCCTGACCGACGCCATCGGCACGGCCCTGGACCGCGCGGATCTGGTCATCCTGGGCGGCGGCCTGGGCCCCACCGACGACGACCTGACCCGCGAGGCCATCGCCGCCGCCCTGAACGAGACGCCCACCGAGGACCCCGACCAGCTCGCGCACCTGCGCGGCCTGTTCGAATCCCGTGGGCGCACCATGCCCGACATCAACCGCAAGCAGGCGTGGCTGATTCCCAGCGCCGAGGCGCTGCCCAACCCGGTCGGCACCGCGCCCGGCTGGTTCGTGCGGACCACGCGCGGCACGCCGAAGCTGCTGGTCGCGCTGCCCGGCCCGCCCCGCGAGATGCAGCGCATGTGGCGTGAGCAGGTGCTGCCGCGCCTGCCGCTGCCCGGAGCGGCGCTGGAACACACCACCATCCACACCCAGGGCATCGGTGAAAGTACGGTCGCCGAACTGCTGGGCGACCTGACCCGGCAGGCGAACCCCAGCGTCGCCACGTACGCCCGCGCGACCGGCGTGGACGTGCGCGTGGCCGCCAGCGCCCCGGACCGCGATCAGGCGGCGGCGCTGCTGCACCCGGTCCGGCAGCGCGTGCGCGAACTGCTGGCCCGCTGGACCTGGGGCGAGGACGACCAGACGCTCGCCGGGGCCGCGCAGGGAGCGCTGCTGGGCCTCACGCTGGGCGTCATCGAGGCCGGGAGCGCCGGGACGCTGTGCACGCTGCTGGCCGACCAGCCGGGCTTCCTGGACGCCGCCGTCACGCAGGACCACGCCCGCCTGATCACGCTGG
The DNA window shown above is from Deinococcus sp. LM3 and carries:
- a CDS encoding SpoIID/LytB domain-containing protein; this translates as MRSCLRSGVSLLAALLLGAGGASALEVRVLVASAPQLTVRVPPSPAAVTGLPGAVSAGALPSVTLPPQAWTVGVTGTGAAAQLTLNGQATGSGTLYLPPGAGRTVEIAGRTYRGGVHLRAEKGVVQGVNVVDIEDYLRGVVPAEMPASWPAAALQAQAVIARTYVAARVNPAAPYDTCATQSCQVYAGTQAEKPATDAAIAATRAQVVAFGSKAASTYFSSDSGGFTASSAEVWGTEVPYLTARPDPFSAGGPRARWRLEVPLPQVQAVAAQYGVKVGTLSSVTVTRLSASGRPAEILLVGASGASRLGGARAGGFIRSLGASGTRVTLAGLNPLVIEGSGAGHGVGLSQYGALGLARAGYDHLHVLGFYYPGTVLGTLSAPAAQLPASLVPALSPALASPVLASGPALPVPDPLTVPLARAGTRAE
- a CDS encoding FAD-binding oxidoreductase; its protein translation is MPRTPTPGHVWAHVGQPFTPPTPHPDGTHYDFIVIGAGRMGSLLTLALTRAAPHARLLLIEQGGLPNEEGHTILAPGVWTTAHLPPDQHAAAHASRALIEELAQPTPRPHVTLHTHAAPGSVASADALDGHPDSLALIDPGVLTHATTDPHALAYRPGTLALNATQTAVRAGAHLMLNTRAAPHPAGVVTAERLTVTNTHQIVTHETHTLRARHVILATGADAPTQAEQHLGIHTRHARAYQQTPHLNAPSTPTSPTLHHAGLTLTPQHGAYTLHPAIHHRDPHGYNPTGGHLTGVPTGLRRETLEDLVALMDALPVLATPALHLGRSLSDIPGSWVALPHGHPHAPPTHEPLDDHTTLLLGGPHADTLGPHTAQALAQQLAQQLAGA
- the ilvA gene encoding threonine ammonia-lyase, biosynthetic, translating into MDAMDVLRLALTSKVYGAAIETPVSETPSLSARLGNRVLLKREDLQPIFSFKLRGAYNKMAQLTPEERARGVICASAGNHAQGVAFAAQRLGVRSVIVMPATTPEIKVGACRARGAEVVLFGDSFSDAETHAFALQREWGMTFVHPYDDPLVLAGQGTVALELLRQVEVDGPVTVFVPVGGGGLIAGVAGVLKALRPDIRVVGVEPEDSDAMFQSVQAGERVRLDTVGIFVDGVAVKQVGAFTFDLTRRYVDDWVRVNTDEVCAAIKDVFDDTRAVMEPAGALAVAGLKKYVAERGVSGETLVGLTCGANVNFDRLRHVAERAEVGEQREAILAVTIPERPGAFREFIEVVGARAITEFNYRFAPRAQAQIFVGVQLARAGQRAELVAELLGLGYAVADLTEDELAKVHVRHMVGGRAPEATDERVYSFTFPERPGALLEFLTHLHGRWNISLFHYRNHGSAHGRVLAGFQVPPGDGAAFAAFLAGVGYPAVDMTANPAYRLFLT
- a CDS encoding GNAT family N-acetyltransferase; translation: MTPELPRTPAAPRPEDLPPAVIVDAAPDDPRVAGLMNAQQRELRALYQDTDERTEPFDPMVLTGPGCVLLAARRGDDRAPLLACGALKRWDAQSAEVKRMYTLPQVRGQGLARALLEELIVRGRREGYARLVLETGDQQEAALALYTRAGFRRIPNFGYYEGVENSLCFELPLGS
- a CDS encoding four-helix bundle copper-binding protein, which translates into the protein MNDQLIRECIEACLACVTACEECASACLSEPDIDMMRGCIRLDRDCADVCAVTARLLMRGSDLHAQACALCAGACAACAAECGGHSHDHCQRCAEACRRCEEACRKLAA
- a CDS encoding CinA family nicotinamide mononucleotide deamidase-related protein — protein: MLLAEIISVGTELLFGEIVDSNAAFLARELGTRGVTLHRKTVLGDNLTRLTDAIGTALDRADLVILGGGLGPTDDDLTREAIAAALNETPTEDPDQLAHLRGLFESRGRTMPDINRKQAWLIPSAEALPNPVGTAPGWFVRTTRGTPKLLVALPGPPREMQRMWREQVLPRLPLPGAALEHTTIHTQGIGESTVAELLGDLTRQANPSVATYARATGVDVRVAASAPDRDQAAALLHPVRQRVRELLARWTWGEDDQTLAGAAQGALLGLTLGVIEAGSAGTLCTLLADQPGFLDAAVTQDHARLITLGLTPVTLRDQGLVSEQAARELAAGAREHLGADVGLAVVVATTGERAGQAFVGLNVPQPGGAPLERTLHVNWPGDAAQVRERAAVSALSLLRAALSDPPAPTPAPTDSQTSDSQNRTAPAPEQRPEGRTA